GGTGGAGAAGGTTGGATCAGCCAAGTGGTCCCCACGGTCGGGGTCCATTGTTCCcactgggatgggatgggggtcCTACcacccgcctgcccccccccccccatctccaccAGCACCCAGGCGCAGCAGCAGGGCTCAGCTGTGGGCTGCAGCAGGATGTTTCCAGCCATGAAAAAACAAGGACATCCCAGTGGAGAAGCCCCACCGAGCCTCACTGAAGCCCCCGTGGGGCATCAACGGGGCTGGGGGCAGTGCCTCAGCTGGCCCCCCCACTCACCTCATTGTTGGCGTGGCCCCTGTCCTCCAGCAAGGTGCCACAGTGGCTGAGGGGGGTTCTCAGCATGAAGTGAGTGGCATTTTTCTCTGCCTGGCAGCTTATGTCCCGCAGCGTGATGTTCACCACATCCTTGATGGGCTGGGAGAAACAAACCCAGTGGTCACTCACTGGCTGGGGAGAGCCCCGTGCCACCCACCCCGAGCAGGATGCAACCTCCCCGGGTGATACTGGCAGGTatcagacccccccccccaacccccccttACCTCCAGGTGGGACCTGGCGATGACGATCTCCATGGTTTCATCCGTGCACTTCCAGGGACGGAGCATGAATAGCAGCGTGTGGGGCAGCGAGTTGGCagtgggggccgggggggtgggtgTTGCGGGTGCCTTCCTGATCGCCTCTGCGGGCCAGAGAGATGGGGGGGCTGAGTGGGGGCGGTGGGACCCCCCCaatcctgcccagccctggggcgCCAGGGGCCTCACCGTGCTCCTGGATCTCCAGGCTGATGCGGGTGCTGGCGGGGATGGCGGAATACGAGGCGATGATGCTGTAGTTTTTCTCGAAGGCTTTGGCAACGAGGCCCCACTCTGTGTCAGGCAGGagctccccagggagcagcaTCGGGGAGATGGACATGATCTTGTAGTTCCCGGAGACCTACGGTAGAGGAGTGGGCAGCACAGGGTGGgctgagcagggatggggacagctaGGGATGCTCAAGGCAGGGACGGCTTCTGGGTTCGTCCCCGTTAGGAGGGCTTGCAGCAAGGGGGCTGCCACGTCCCCAGGTGCCCTCCTGTCACCCTCCCCAAGCCACCGGCATCTCTTGGCATCTGGCAGCCCCcttggtgggggtgggggggaacacaTGTCCCTCTCAAGAGGGGCCCTACCAAGAACTGGATGTGGCAGTTGTTGACGGAGAGGGACCAGGTGAGGTTGGCCCGGCTCTGCAGGATGAGGATCTGGTTGCTCACGGCTCTCTCGGGACAGCTCAGGGACAAGTTCACCTCTGTGACGGGGGAGCTGCGAAACCACGAGATTCCCCTCAGCATCAGCATCCCACACCAGTAGATCCTGTACCCCTccttgggatgggggggggtctctgcctGTGAGACACCCCAACCCCTTCTTGAGCATCCCCAAGCATGCCccacccccctgccacccccgGGGGTCCCACTGCCGGCACTGCGCGGTACCTGGGCTCAGGCTGCAGGCGGATGATGTGGGCAGCCCTGGTGCTCTGGGTGTCCCCGCGTGAGCAGCCCTTCACGCCGTGGAAGAAGACCTCAGTCTCGAGGTGCAGCGTGGCATTGAAGCGCTCCTGGGGGATGCAGTCCCGGGGGCTGTCGGTGGCTGTGGAGGTGGTGGGGGGGTCACCAAAGCCAAACCGTGCTCAGCAGGTGGGGAGATGCTCCGGGCCAGGGGCATCGGTCCCTATAGCATCTCCCCCAGGACCGTGCTTCACCCCGGCGGGTTGTCACCCTTCAGGAGCAGGAAGAGCATCGCTGCCCACCCTGGCCCCCCAGTGCCAGCCCCCGGCCCCACGCACCTTCTCCCAGGCGGACCTGGACCCAGCGGGGGTCCCGCAGCTCGCTGTAGGATGTGATGCCCCTGTAGGTATCCCGAGCCcaggccagcagctgcccctcGCTGGCAGCCACGGGTGGCTCGGGGCCCTGTGCTTCGATGGTCCCCAGGCTGAGGCGGGCGTCCTGCGGGGCGAGCGGCAGCCTGAgctggggggggatggggggggcaaGGCGCATCCCTccctggcacaggctggcacGGTGAAAGCGTGGAAAGCCTTTCCCCCGGCACGGAGGATGCGGGTGTAAAGCTAAGCCAGGCGGGCATCCCTGGAGCCCTGGCTCCATCGTGGCTGGGGGTCACCCCAGATGAACAGGGATTTTTGGGGCCACGGGCTGGGAGCAGCGTGGGCGGCCGGCGGCACGCGGAGAGCTCAGCCCACTTTATTATTAGCCACAAACAAAGCAGGAGGTTTATTTTGCTAACAAAGCGCCCGGGCCCGGCTCAGCTCGCTGGAGCCAAACCCCATCCCTGACCTTCCTCCCGCCATCCGGAGGAAACAGGAGCTTTTTCCAGCCCTGTGCGTCAttccctgcccagccagccccgTGCTCAGCGCTGCCGGCAGCGGCCAGTTGCGTTCCCTCCTCCCTGGGGCACCATGAGCACCGACTCCAGGGTTGGGGGTACCGGTCTCCTCCAGGGATGCCCCCCCAAATATATCTGGGaatggccccagccctgctgccccccggGGTTGCTCCTGGTGCGGGGCTGCGGCACTCACGGTGCGGATGATCAGGTCCGGGCACGGGGAGGTGACGATGGCTGAGCAGCGGGCACACAGGAGGATGAGCACTGGTGACGGGGCGCAGCTACCAGCTTGTGGTGTGACGGACACCTTCAGTGGGAAGGCAGAGGcctggggggggaaaggggagagtgTCACCACCGCAGCCACCAAGCCCCAATTATTGTCACCTCCCTGGGTGCCCCCTGGCCACCCCACCTGTTCCCAGAGCcagaggcagcagggagagccCTCGGGCTGGCCCCACGCACAAGCCACGCGGAGGCAGCCGTGGCCAGGTTTaggggggcaggctggggggatGCAGAGATGCCACATGGATGTGTACCCACACCAGGGGGGGGCAAACAACCCCCGGCTCCCCTGAGCAAGGCACCAGAGCATTCCCACCTCAGAGTTGGTGACACTGGGGTCCAGGGCACCTCCATACTGGGGTCTAGGCACCCCTTGGGGACCAGGGCATCCTTGCATCAGGGACTGAGTAATCTCTGCACTGGGCACCCTGGCGTCACCCCACTGCAGCCTGGGGTGTCCCCACACCAGAGACTGACATGTCCCCACACCAGGGACTGGGGCATCCCTACACCAGCAACCAGAGCATCCTCATACTGGGGACTGGAGCATTCCCACACTGGGGCCAGGGCATCCCCCACCCTGGGCACTGGAGCATCCCCACTGTAGGTACCAGGGTGTCCCCCCACTGAAGACCAGAGCATCCCCACCCTGGGCACCGGGATGTCCCCCCTGGGtttcccagccccatcccagcaccatgcagccgctccaGGCTTGGGACCAGCCATACCGGTGCAGAGGGATGCCGGGGGCACAGCAGTGGCACGCACTGCTCTCTGTGGCCGGCACTGCCCGGTGGCCTCCAGCCAGAAATCCGGATGGGGAAGCCAAAACACCAGGCGCTAAGTTTGGCAACTGCTGCCTGAATCACCGCTCACAAAGTG
The Harpia harpyja isolate bHarHar1 chromosome 19, bHarHar1 primary haplotype, whole genome shotgun sequence DNA segment above includes these coding regions:
- the ENG gene encoding endoglin, which gives rise to MAPRAAPLLPLLLALLGRPDPGRAEGCDLQPVTAEPPITLSYATSTVPRGCVSSSSIGNSHEVHILRVEWSKASAFPLKVSVTPQAGSCAPSPVLILLCARCSAIVTSPCPDLIIRTDARLSLGTIEAQGPEPPVAASEGQLLAWARDTYRGITSYSELRDPRWVQVRLGEATDSPRDCIPQERFNATLHLETEVFFHGVKGCSRGDTQSTRAAHIIRLQPEPSSPVTEVNLSLSCPERAVSNQILILQSRANLTWSLSVNNCHIQFLVSGNYKIMSISPMLLPGELLPDTEWGLVAKAFEKNYSIIASYSAIPASTRISLEIQEHEAIRKAPATPTPPAPTANSLPHTLLFMLRPWKCTDETMEIVIARSHLEPIKDVVNITLRDISCQAEKNATHFMLRTPLSHCGTLLEDRGHANNELILNLAKGAAPRSVRVAFQCKIPRELFLRLFPTAAFEAPQTELEVNKEAFVQASMRWEDHPADLQLKECWLGAPGRESVLLVQGGEARGKGVAMLEGPPSSHGRKVWRFRFTYAIPEGGRVPLSTTLKCNAGLQNNTIFEKVLEVTVKDSWRPPNNHGLGLAAVLGITFGAFLIGALLTAGLWYIYSHTRPTSKLQPVSSTAPASESSSTNHSIGSTQSTPCSTSSMA